In the Breoghania sp. genome, TCTTGCCATGAAGGCCTTCTATCCTTCCAAGCCGCCGTTTCCCCTTCTGCACGTGGACACCACGTGGAAGTTTCGCGAGATGATCGCGTTTCGCGACGAAACGGTGAAGCGCCTGGGGCTGGACCTGATCGTGCACACCAATCCGCAAGGGCTGGCCGACAACATCAACCCGTTCGATCACGGTTCGTCCTTCTATACGCATGTGATGAAGACGGAGGCGCTCAAGCAGGCGCTCAACGAACACGGTTTCGATGCGGCCTTTGGGGGCGCGCGCCGCGACGAGGAAAAGAGCCGGGCGAAGGAGCGCGTCTTCTCGTTCCGCTCCGCGTCGCACGGCTGGGATCCGAAAAACCAGCGCCCGGAACTGTGGCGGCTCTATAACGGGCGCGTCGCCAAGGGGGAATCGATCCGCGCCTTCCCGCTGTCCAACTGGACCGAGCTCGACATCTGGCAATATATCCTGGCGGAGAACATTCCCATCGTGCCGCTCTATTATGCGGCGCGCCGACCGGTGGTCGAGCGCGACGGCATGCTGATCATGGTCGATGACGAGCGCCTGCCGATGAACCCGGGCGAGGTTGCCCAGGAGCGCATGGTCCGCTTCCGTACGCTGGGGTGTTATCCGCTGACGGGGGCCATCGAATCGGAGGCCACCACCTTGCCGGAAATCGTCTCCGAGATGCTGATCGCCCGGTCGTCGGAGCGGTCCGGTCGTCTGATCGATCACGATGAAGCGGCCTCCATGGAGAAGAAGAAGCGCGAGGGGTATTTCTGATGGCGACGCTCGACACCATCGCGGCGGCGGAGCCGGAAGCCTTTGCCGAATTCATCGCAGGCCAGGAAACCAAGGGTTTGCTGCGCTTTCTCACCTGTGGCTCGGTCGATGACGGCAAGTCCACCCTGATCGGGCGGCTGCTTTATGATTCCAAGCTGCTCTTTGAGGATCAGCTCGCCTCCTTGAAAAAGGACTCCGCCAAACACGGCACCGTGGGCGAAGACATCGACTTTGCCTTGCTGGTGGACGGCCTTGAGGCCGAGCGCGAGCAGGGCATCACCATCGATGTGGCCTATCGCTTCTTCGCCACCGAAGCGCGCAAGTTCATCGTGGCCGACACGCCGGGCCACGAGCAATACACCCGCAACATGGCGACCGGCGCGTCGACCGCCGATCTGGCGGTGTTGCTGGTCGATGCGCGTCACGGCATTCAGGCCCAGACGCGTCGCCATGCCTTCATCGCCTCGCTGCTCGGCATCCGTCATGTGGTGCTGGCGGTGAACAAGATCGATCTGGTGGAGTTCAGCGAAGCGCGCTTTGAGGAGATTCGCGACGAGTTCTCGCATTTCGCCGCCTCGTTCGATTTCGACAGCCTTGTCGCGGTGCCGATTTCGGCGCGCTTTGGCGACAATGTCACCCGGCGCAGCGAGAAAACGCCCTGGTATTCCGGCCCGACGCTGATCGAGCATCTGGAGACGGTGGAAGTCGCCGACGATCTCGACCGGCGTCCGTTCCGCATGTCGGTGCAGTGGGTGAACCGACCAAATCTGGATTTCCGCGGTTATTCCGGCACGATCGCCTCCGGTGTGGTGCGTCCGGGCGATGACGTGGTGGTGGCCGAATCGGGCAAGACCAGCCGCATCGACCGGATCGTCACGATGGATGGCGATCTGGAAGAGGGCCGAGCGGGCGAGGCGGTCACGCTGACCCTTGCCGATGAGATCGATATTTCGCGCGGCGATATCATCGCGTCGGCTGCAAGCCGTCCTGAAGTGTCCGACCAGTTCGCCGCCCACATCATCTGGATGACGGACAAGCCGCTTTATCCGGGGCGCACCTATCTGTTGAAGTCAGGATCGCGCACGGTCACCGCGACGGTGAGCGAGCTGAAGCACCGCATCGACATCAATTCCTTCGAGCATCTGGCGGCGAAGAAGCTCGACCTCAACGAGGTCGCCTTCTGCAACTTGTCGCTGTCTGCCCCGATCGCCTTCGATCCGTATGAATCGAACCACGACACCGGGTCCTTCATCCTGATCGACCGGTTGACCAACGCGACCGTGGCGGCGGGCATGATCTGGTTCGGCCTGCGCCGCGCCACGAACATTCACTGGCAGGCGCTGGATGTCGACAAGAACGCGCGTGCGGCGCTGAAGGGGCAGAAGCCGGCGGTCCTGTGGTTCACCGGGCTTTCCGGGTCGGGCAAGTCGACGGTCGCCAATGCGGTTGAGCGCAAGCTGCTGGCTTCGGGCAACCACACCTATCTGCTCGATGGCGACAATGTCCGCCACGGTCTCAACCGCGATCTCGGTTTCACCGATGCGGACCGGGTGGAGAACATCCGCCGCGTGGCGGAAACGGCGAAGCTCTTCGTCGATTCCGGCACGATCGTGCTGGTGTCTTTCATCTCGCCGTTCAAGTCCGAGCGCCGGATGGCGCGCGAGTTGGTGGAAGAGGACGAGTTCATCGAGGTCTTCGTGGATACGCCGCTGGCCGAATGCCAACGGCGCGATCCGAAGGGGCTTTATCAGAAGGCCGCCGAAGGCAAGATCAAGAACTTCACCGGCATCGATTCGCCTTATGAGGCACCGGAGAACGCCGAGATCCGCCTCGACACCACCGGGACCGATCCGGAGGTGCTGGCCGACACGATCATCGAGGAGCTGAAGGCACGGGGCATCATCAACTAGCCGCGGGCTTCATTCAGCACCGATCGAGAATCAGGCCGCCGGATCGATGGGTCCGGCGGTCGCTTCGTATCTGCGCCGTGCCAGGGCGTAGGCGACGGTGATCACGGAGAGAAGCAGGACGGTGATGATGATCTGCTCAAGTCCCTTGAGCAGGAGGAACTGGATCACCACGAAAAGCTGGGGCAAGCCTGCGCCAATGGTCGCCAATATCCAGAGAATGGCGAGATCCAGCAGGACGAACGGGATCAATAGGCAGATGCTGGCAAAGGTCATGGCCCAGCCCATGCCCTGTCCGAAGTGGTAGGCTCGCACGGGACCCATCGGTTCATCGACGGCTGCTGCGGGCAGCATGAGGCTCACGCGGGCCCAGATCGGAACCATGAAGAGGCAACTCAGGATCATGGCGATCCCCAAACCGGTAAATGCTGTGCTTTCCAGATTGCCACCACCTGTGAGCATTGCCACCAGGCTGGCAAACAAGAGGAAGACTGCTGACATCGCAAATACGCAGAGCAGGAACAGGAGGTAATACAAAGCATAGCGAAACTCGGACTTGCCGAACCTGACATGGAAGGTGGCTGGGGCTTCTCCAAGCAATGCAAACCGGTGCCAGGCAACCGCGATCGAGGACGCCGCGACAACCTGCAACAAGAGCATGGGCAGGGTCTGGATGAGGGATGCCCCCACGTTCCGTACCATCATGGTGTCATTTGCAATCGGGCCGCCAATGGACCCGAGGGCTCCGAATGCCAATCCGCCGAGAATCAGGATCACGGTCCATGTGCCTGCCGCCTTGATGAGATTGTCGAAATTGGAAAGGCAGAGCTGAACACTCCCCTTCAGAATGGCCTTGAACATCGGTCCCCCGAGGCATGATTCCTGTTGCGGCTGCATCATCGGTGAATAACCGGAGGGCCGCAATGGTGCCGGAATAGCCGCCCACACAGGAGGTGCCGCAACAGAACGTGTGGGCAGTTTCTTTCGGAAAGACGCTTTTGCCGCTGGAGGTGATTTCACTCGCACGACGCATGCTCTAGCGTGTGCCGAAACACATTTCGGGAGAACCTTCATGCTTTTTGCGCTTCTGTGCACCGACAAACCGGACAGCCTTCAGATCCGGCTCGATACCCGCCCCGACCATCTGGCCTTTCTGGAAAGTCTTGGCGATGCGCTGAAATTCGCAGGCCCTTTCCTCGGAGAAGACGGCAAGCCCTGCGGCTCACTTGTTATGGTGGAGGCGGCCGACAAGAACGCGGCGCTGGCCATCGCCGACAGCGATCCTTACGCCAAGGCGGGACTTTTTTCCGGCGTCGAGGCCCGGCCGTGGGTCTGGGCGGTCAAGAACCCGGAGGCCTGATCCATGGCGTATTGGCTGTTCAAGTCAGAGCCCTTCAAGTGGTCGTGGGAAATGCAGAAGGCCAAGGGCGAACAGGGTGAGGAGTGGGACGGGGTCCGCAATTATCAGGCGCGCAACAACATGCGGGCCATGAAGATCGGCGACAAGGGCTTCTTCTACCATTCCAACGAGGGCAAGGAGGTCGTCGGCATCGTGGAAGTGTGCGCCGAAGCGCACCACGACAGCACCACCGACGACCCGCGCTGGGAATGCGTGGACATCAAGGCCGTGTGTGACATGCCC is a window encoding:
- the cysD gene encoding sulfate adenylyltransferase subunit CysD, whose product is MREVAAEFRNPVMLYSIGKDSSVMLHLAMKAFYPSKPPFPLLHVDTTWKFREMIAFRDETVKRLGLDLIVHTNPQGLADNINPFDHGSSFYTHVMKTEALKQALNEHGFDAAFGGARRDEEKSRAKERVFSFRSASHGWDPKNQRPELWRLYNGRVAKGESIRAFPLSNWTELDIWQYILAENIPIVPLYYAARRPVVERDGMLIMVDDERLPMNPGEVAQERMVRFRTLGCYPLTGAIESEATTLPEIVSEMLIARSSERSGRLIDHDEAASMEKKKREGYF
- the cysN gene encoding sulfate adenylyltransferase subunit CysN is translated as MATLDTIAAAEPEAFAEFIAGQETKGLLRFLTCGSVDDGKSTLIGRLLYDSKLLFEDQLASLKKDSAKHGTVGEDIDFALLVDGLEAEREQGITIDVAYRFFATEARKFIVADTPGHEQYTRNMATGASTADLAVLLVDARHGIQAQTRRHAFIASLLGIRHVVLAVNKIDLVEFSEARFEEIRDEFSHFAASFDFDSLVAVPISARFGDNVTRRSEKTPWYSGPTLIEHLETVEVADDLDRRPFRMSVQWVNRPNLDFRGYSGTIASGVVRPGDDVVVAESGKTSRIDRIVTMDGDLEEGRAGEAVTLTLADEIDISRGDIIASAASRPEVSDQFAAHIIWMTDKPLYPGRTYLLKSGSRTVTATVSELKHRIDINSFEHLAAKKLDLNEVAFCNLSLSAPIAFDPYESNHDTGSFILIDRLTNATVAAGMIWFGLRRATNIHWQALDVDKNARAALKGQKPAVLWFTGLSGSGKSTVANAVERKLLASGNHTYLLDGDNVRHGLNRDLGFTDADRVENIRRVAETAKLFVDSGTIVLVSFISPFKSERRMARELVEEDEFIEVFVDTPLAECQRRDPKGLYQKAAEGKIKNFTGIDSPYEAPENAEIRLDTTGTDPEVLADTIIEELKARGIIN
- a CDS encoding YciI-like protein produces the protein MLFALLCTDKPDSLQIRLDTRPDHLAFLESLGDALKFAGPFLGEDGKPCGSLVMVEAADKNAALAIADSDPYAKAGLFSGVEARPWVWAVKNPEA
- a CDS encoding EVE domain-containing protein; this translates as MAYWLFKSEPFKWSWEMQKAKGEQGEEWDGVRNYQARNNMRAMKIGDKGFFYHSNEGKEVVGIVEVCAEAHHDSTTDDPRWECVDIKAVCDMPKPVTLAAVKEEPRLAEMSLVTSMRLSVQPVTEEEWKIVCEMGGLTEAP